TGCCACAGATGGATGGAATTGCGGCAACATTTAAAATACGAGATAAGTACAATATTCCTATCATTATGCTCAGTGCAAAAGCTGAGGATACAGATAAAATTCATGGACTTTCAGTAGGAGCTGACGACTATATTACGAAGCCATTTCATCCGATGGAGCTCATTGCGCGTGTAAAATCACAAATGCGCAGGTATGTACAGCTAGGCACATATCATGAGCAACAAACAATCACTGAAGTAAATGGCTTAGTTCTTGATCAGGAAGCAAAGGAAGTGAAGCTAGACGGCAACTCAATTAAGCTTACACCGATTGAGTATAAGATCACAGAGCTATTATTACTGAATGCAGGGCGTGTGTTTTCCATTAATGAAATTTATGAACGAGTATGGAATGAGCCAGCATATAACGCCGAGAATATCGTAGCAGTGCATATTCGAAAAATACGAGAAAAAATAGAAGAAAATCCAAAAAATCCTCGTTATGTTAAGGTTGTTTGGGGGATTGGTTATAAGATTGAGAAGTAACCTTCTTTAAAGAAAGTTCGCAAACATATAGATAAACAACGTTTTAATGGATTTTTTATAGCTTAGTGAGTGTAAGAAGGGGGTTTGTAAAATGAAGAAGAATTTCTATAAAACAATTGGTTGGAGTTTATTAGTTAGTATAATTCTAATTGCCGTAACTTCAACTCTAGAAAATGCTCATCGATTTATCGGTAATCAAGATTATTTTCAAACCGATGAATTTCAATCAGAATACCATAACTATATAAGGGAATTAAGTTCAATTGTGTTAAATAATCCTGATAAGGAGCAGTTGAAGGAAACAGTTTCTGTTTCTCAACAAGAAATAGATCAGTATAGGTTTTACTACGGTGACTTAACTTCGCAAATTCAAAATATACAAGGGCAATATCAATCACGTATTTTAGAAGCGGAGGCTTCAGGTAATACCTCTGTGAAAGATGCCCTTACGAAAGAACGAGACGCCAAAATAGCTGACGTACAAAAAAACTTTGAAGATGATGAATATGTCGAAAAAAAGATAAAAGCAGTTATTAACACAAATATTGATTCGTATATAGCGGAACTAAATGCGAAAAAACAAGACTTCGTGTCCGATTTCACATATTTCTCATATGAGTTGAAAAATATTGAGACAGGCGAAACCTTCTCATCTGGAGATGTATCAGAAAAAGCTGCGTTTACTATGGAGTTCAGTAAAAAGAATGGATATTTAAAGGCATCACAATATTTAGATAGTGCATCATATTATATCGGTGGAGAGTACAACGAAGAAACTGGAATCGATGTCAATAATAAAATAACCACATTATTAAAAGCTTCTCCATCAACATTTGAAGGAAAAATAACTATACCCGTTGCAAACATGAATCAAGTAGAAAGGGCACAATATTTTATTTATCAAAAAAATCTGTCATTAATCATGCTGGCAATAGCTGTTGTTGCTTTATTAATTATATTATTAATATTTAAATTTCGTAAATCTTGGTACGTAGATAGTTCTGTAAGACGACAATATGAAAATTGGCCATTAGACATAAGGCTTGTCCTAATTTTGATCAATGGCTGGATTGTCATGATATTTACTTTCATGCTTAAGCAAGATTATTATTCATTATTTTCTTATTACAATTATCAGAGTGTTGAAGGGCTATTATTTAATCATTTCATTCATTTATTTGCAATATGGTTTGGCATATACCAAGTTGTATGGACGTATGATGAGCTAAAGCAAGGATTGGGCTTTATCGAAACACTTAAAAACGGTATTGTTGTTAAAAATATAAAGTTAGTAAGGGATGCTTTTTTAAAAACCGCTATCGGGAAG
The sequence above is a segment of the Bacillus sp. SM2101 genome. Coding sequences within it:
- a CDS encoding response regulator transcription factor, with amino-acid sequence MNEYTILVTDDDKEIRDGIEIYLSNEGYKVIKAANGIETLQQLENNEVHLIIMDIMMPQMDGIAATFKIRDKYNIPIIMLSAKAEDTDKIHGLSVGADDYITKPFHPMELIARVKSQMRRYVQLGTYHEQQTITEVNGLVLDQEAKEVKLDGNSIKLTPIEYKITELLLLNAGRVFSINEIYERVWNEPAYNAENIVAVHIRKIREKIEENPKNPRYVKVVWGIGYKIEK
- a CDS encoding HAMP domain-containing sensor histidine kinase; the encoded protein is MKKNFYKTIGWSLLVSIILIAVTSTLENAHRFIGNQDYFQTDEFQSEYHNYIRELSSIVLNNPDKEQLKETVSVSQQEIDQYRFYYGDLTSQIQNIQGQYQSRILEAEASGNTSVKDALTKERDAKIADVQKNFEDDEYVEKKIKAVINTNIDSYIAELNAKKQDFVSDFTYFSYELKNIETGETFSSGDVSEKAAFTMEFSKKNGYLKASQYLDSASYYIGGEYNEETGIDVNNKITTLLKASPSTFEGKITIPVANMNQVERAQYFIYQKNLSLIMLAIAVVALLIILLIFKFRKSWYVDSSVRRQYENWPLDIRLVLILINGWIVMIFTFMLKQDYYSLFSYYNYQSVEGLLFNHFIHLFAIWFGIYQVVWTYDELKQGLGFIETLKNGIVVKNIKLVRDAFLKTAIGKQMLAILIVIFFWGIGTAIAFANSYDDGLIMFYLICVFFIGIPSILFLMKRIRYLNRVFRATEQMASGTLLEPVPEKGKSVIAKHAKHLNKLRAGIKTSLTEQAKSERLKTELITNVSHDLRTPLTSIITYTDLLKNQQLTEEERNEYVNILERKSNRLKILIEDLFEVSKMASGNLELHKQQVDLTQLIHQVLGEHQEDIEKSGLDFRITIPDTSVMSYVDGQRWWRVLDNLIVNALKYSLTGTRVYVSLKHENNQAEFVVKNITKYELGENINELLERFKRADTSRATEGSGLGLAIAQSIVDLHGGTLQIDLDGDLFKVIVKIPTS